In bacterium, one DNA window encodes the following:
- a CDS encoding SprT-like family protein → MRLFSSAFEELSKAIFSRPPHRNAQREARARLLRLSATIREGNFTSLFAEELQLVFTVLDERFFGGSLSKATAGRLTFRLSERMTSSGGMLRRKKGRRKWESDTFEIVISSHLLFLNFREGEQREVNGVPCRDRLDGLLRIMEHEMLHLAETLLRGKSSCRGRWFREAALRLFGHVETTHRLTTARGLAHMKSGLRIGETVSFRYKGQPFSGRLNRITKRATILVEAPEGVLYSDGRKYRKFYVPLGGLSSSP, encoded by the coding sequence ATGCGTCTGTTCTCAAGCGCCTTCGAGGAGCTCTCGAAGGCTATCTTCTCGCGCCCGCCCCACCGCAACGCCCAAAGGGAAGCTAGGGCCAGACTCCTGAGGCTCTCCGCCACCATCCGGGAGGGTAACTTTACCTCGCTTTTTGCCGAAGAACTGCAGCTCGTCTTTACGGTGCTCGACGAGCGGTTTTTCGGCGGTTCGCTCTCGAAGGCCACCGCCGGGCGCCTCACCTTCCGCCTCTCGGAGAGGATGACCAGCTCGGGGGGGATGCTTCGGAGAAAAAAGGGAAGGCGCAAATGGGAGAGCGACACCTTCGAGATCGTAATCTCCTCCCACCTTCTCTTTTTGAATTTCAGGGAGGGCGAGCAAAGGGAGGTCAACGGGGTTCCCTGCAGGGACAGGCTCGACGGACTTTTGCGGATTATGGAGCATGAGATGCTGCACCTCGCCGAAACCCTCCTTCGCGGCAAGTCAAGCTGCCGGGGGAGATGGTTCCGGGAAGCGGCCCTTCGGCTTTTCGGCCACGTCGAGACGACCCACCGGCTGACCACCGCACGCGGGCTGGCGCACATGAAAAGCGGCCTTCGGATCGGCGAAACGGTCTCTTTCAGATATAAAGGGCAGCCTTTTTCCGGCAGGCTTAACCGGATAACGAAGAGGGCCACGATTCTGGTGGAAGCGCCGGAAGGCGTCCTCTATTCCGACGGCAGGAAATACAGAAAATTCTACGTGCCGCTGGGCGGCCTCTCCTCCTCCCCCTGA
- a CDS encoding DUF3307 domain-containing protein, producing MEPRRFFTAAEDRIGMMQVLVVLLCAHMTADFLLQSNWMAQNKSRTIPLLSHSFTHFLTSWVFLWDLSLWPLCLFIGGVHTLLDFTKQKIGPSWKPFAADQALHIVSIAAATWLFGRFGFLDAYEIAPLFYKAQVFVSGISVTTLGIFYFLFKFSPEFPFDKKRAGAEKTLRGILFVFVALLHFSWFFLPAALPAALAHLLFSLKDKAPLRTFISIFGTVVTGLLALWALNLLPAR from the coding sequence ATGGAGCCGCGCCGGTTCTTTACAGCCGCCGAGGATCGAATCGGGATGATGCAGGTCTTGGTAGTGCTCCTATGCGCCCACATGACGGCCGATTTTCTCTTGCAGTCGAACTGGATGGCGCAAAACAAGTCCAGGACTATTCCCCTGCTTTCCCATTCCTTCACGCATTTTTTGACCTCGTGGGTTTTTCTGTGGGATTTGTCCCTCTGGCCGCTCTGCCTCTTCATAGGGGGAGTACATACCCTTCTTGACTTCACAAAACAGAAAATCGGCCCTTCCTGGAAGCCTTTCGCCGCCGATCAGGCGCTCCACATCGTCTCGATAGCGGCTGCAACGTGGCTGTTCGGAAGATTCGGCTTTCTTGACGCCTATGAGATCGCTCCGCTCTTTTACAAAGCCCAGGTTTTCGTCTCGGGAATCTCCGTCACAACCCTCGGAATCTTCTACTTCCTCTTCAAGTTCTCCCCGGAATTCCCCTTCGACAAAAAAAGGGCCGGGGCCGAGAAAACGCTCAGGGGGATTTTATTCGTATTCGTGGCGCTGCTCCATTTCTCGTGGTTTTTTCTGCCCGCCGCCCTGCCTGCGGCTTTGGCCCACCTGCTTTTCTCGTTAAAGGATAAAGCCCCCTTGCGGACCTTCATCTCTATCTTCGGCACCGTCGTTACAGGCCTTCTCGCCCTCTGGGCGCTGAACCTTCTTCCGGCCCGCTGA
- a CDS encoding NAD(P)-dependent alcohol dehydrogenase produces MLKTPACAALSPKSPLAPFSINRREPGPHDVLIDIRYCGVCHSDIHQVRNEWGGSLYPMVPGHEISGVVAAVGGKVRKFSPGDSAGVGPMTGSCRRCGACKEGEEQFCEEGMIATYNGYESDGKIPSYGGYSTRITVNEDYVLKIPAGMELERAAPLMCAGITTYSPLRRFDAGPGVEVAVAGFGGLGHMAVKFALAMGAKVSVLSHTPGKRTDARRLGAKTFIDTREGAFHKYVRRFDLIIDTIPVLHNYNAYLELLRRDGTMVVTGSPDPSPVSPDTLIMQRRSLAGTLVGGIRETREMLDFCALHGLAADVEVISAQKINEAFERIIACDIRFRFAVDLSTLK; encoded by the coding sequence ATGCTTAAAACTCCCGCCTGCGCAGCCCTTTCCCCAAAGTCGCCGCTCGCCCCCTTTTCAATCAACAGGCGCGAGCCCGGCCCGCACGACGTTCTGATCGACATCCGCTACTGCGGGGTATGCCACTCCGACATCCACCAGGTTCGCAACGAGTGGGGCGGCTCTCTCTACCCGATGGTGCCCGGCCACGAAATTTCCGGGGTTGTGGCCGCAGTCGGCGGCAAGGTCAGGAAGTTCAGCCCGGGCGACTCCGCCGGGGTGGGCCCCATGACCGGTTCGTGCCGAAGGTGCGGGGCGTGCAAAGAGGGGGAGGAGCAGTTCTGCGAGGAGGGGATGATCGCCACCTACAACGGCTACGAGAGCGACGGAAAAATTCCCTCCTACGGCGGCTATTCAACCCGGATAACGGTAAACGAGGATTACGTCCTCAAAATCCCGGCCGGGATGGAACTTGAGAGGGCGGCCCCCCTGATGTGCGCCGGTATCACCACCTACTCGCCGCTTAGACGCTTCGACGCCGGTCCCGGCGTCGAGGTGGCCGTGGCGGGGTTTGGCGGCCTCGGTCACATGGCCGTCAAGTTCGCTCTCGCCATGGGGGCGAAGGTTAGCGTCCTTAGTCATACCCCCGGAAAGCGTACCGACGCGCGCCGGCTCGGCGCGAAAACCTTTATCGACACCCGCGAGGGCGCTTTTCACAAGTACGTCCGGCGTTTCGACCTGATAATCGACACGATTCCCGTACTCCACAACTACAACGCCTACCTCGAGCTGCTTCGCCGCGACGGCACGATGGTGGTGACAGGGTCGCCCGACCCCTCCCCCGTTTCCCCCGATACGCTCATCATGCAGCGGCGGAGCCTCGCCGGTACGCTGGTGGGCGGAATACGGGAGACCCGGGAGATGCTGGATTTTTGCGCCCTGCACGGTCTGGCGGCGGATGTGGAGGTAATCTCCGCCCAAAAGATAAACGAGGCTTTCGAGCGAATCATAGCCTGCGACATCCGCTTCCGTTTCGCCGTCGACCTCTCCACCCTGAAATAG
- a CDS encoding type 1 glutamine amidotransferase domain-containing protein — MGSKGTVLIAASGAKALELSGGRTVPTGFYLDELSVPALTLIDAGYEIALATPNGVAPAMDARSEKVSRFGGDPEKLRRALAFVRAHPSVLKPLGFGEAASGRLESFAALFIPGGHGPMADLMTDPELGKILRHFHETGKPTASLCHGPVALLAALKRAADYRRALASGDAEAAKKASSGWQYADYRMTVYSTEEEKSVEKNVFGGRLPFYAADALSGAGGLVENGPPRKPFTVRDRELITGQNPASGQALADALLGALRGKEGAVHA; from the coding sequence ATGGGGAGCAAGGGTACGGTGCTCATCGCGGCCTCCGGCGCAAAAGCGCTGGAGCTTTCCGGCGGCCGAACGGTCCCCACGGGATTTTACCTGGACGAGCTGTCTGTTCCCGCCCTCACCCTCATCGATGCGGGCTACGAAATCGCCTTGGCGACGCCAAACGGCGTCGCGCCCGCCATGGACGCGCGCTCGGAAAAAGTCTCCCGCTTCGGCGGTGACCCGGAAAAACTTCGCCGGGCGCTCGCTTTCGTCCGCGCCCACCCTTCCGTGCTAAAGCCCCTCGGATTCGGCGAGGCCGCCTCGGGCCGGCTTGAAAGCTTCGCGGCCCTCTTCATACCCGGCGGCCACGGGCCGATGGCCGACCTCATGACGGACCCGGAACTGGGTAAGATACTCCGCCATTTCCACGAGACCGGCAAGCCCACCGCCTCCCTCTGTCACGGCCCCGTCGCGCTGCTCGCCGCGCTGAAGCGCGCCGCTGATTACCGCAGGGCCCTCGCCTCGGGCGACGCCGAAGCGGCGAAGAAAGCCTCCTCCGGCTGGCAGTACGCGGATTACCGGATGACTGTCTACTCCACCGAAGAGGAAAAATCCGTCGAAAAAAACGTCTTTGGGGGGCGACTGCCCTTTTACGCCGCCGACGCCCTTTCGGGCGCGGGCGGCCTTGTCGAAAACGGACCGCCGAGAAAGCCTTTCACGGTTCGCGACCGGGAACTTATAACCGGCCAGAATCCGGCCTCCGGCCAGGCGCTGGCCGACGCGCTTCTGGGCGCTCTTCGCGGGAAAGAAGGAGCCGTCCATGCTTAA
- a CDS encoding nitroreductase has translation MERFAADRKLCTKCYLCLKICPWSAIEAGEEGYPESSPARGGRCAACQQCFALCPEGAISIEGKSAAKSVSPENLPSPEAVEALIRFRRSVRYYKKECVSAAVVDNLLHITANAPTGTNSRKLRFTVLEGDSLENFKKAAYEKIEELDAKGLLPEKQRYLKAMAESWRSGRDVIFRDAPHLLLASSGKTASTPHEDGVIALSYFELMANSAGLGTLWVGFVMHVFKLLPELAGLIGIGEDRHLSYAMLFGYPAIRFRRGVQRDEVEIARPKL, from the coding sequence ATGGAAAGGTTCGCAGCCGACAGAAAACTTTGCACCAAGTGTTATTTGTGCCTGAAGATTTGCCCGTGGTCGGCGATAGAGGCCGGAGAAGAGGGATACCCCGAGTCTTCGCCCGCAAGGGGCGGCCGCTGCGCGGCCTGCCAGCAGTGTTTCGCCCTCTGCCCCGAGGGCGCGATCTCGATAGAGGGAAAGAGCGCCGCGAAGAGCGTCTCGCCGGAAAATCTGCCCTCCCCCGAAGCGGTGGAAGCTCTGATCCGTTTCAGAAGGAGCGTGCGATATTACAAAAAGGAGTGCGTATCCGCCGCCGTGGTGGACAACCTCCTTCACATAACCGCCAACGCTCCGACCGGGACGAATTCCCGAAAGCTCCGCTTTACCGTGCTGGAGGGAGATTCCCTCGAAAATTTCAAGAAGGCCGCCTACGAAAAGATAGAGGAGCTTGACGCCAAAGGGCTTTTGCCCGAAAAGCAGCGCTACCTGAAGGCGATGGCGGAAAGCTGGCGCTCGGGCCGGGACGTAATCTTCCGGGACGCTCCGCACCTCCTTCTCGCCTCCTCCGGCAAGACAGCCTCCACGCCTCACGAGGACGGCGTCATCGCCCTTTCGTACTTCGAGCTTATGGCGAACTCGGCGGGCCTCGGAACGCTGTGGGTAGGGTTTGTGATGCATGTCTTCAAGCTTTTGCCTGAACTGGCCGGGCTGATCGGAATCGGCGAAGACCGGCATCTCTCCTATGCGATGCTTTTCGGCTATCCGGCGATACGTTTTCGGCGCGGAGTCCAGCGCGACGAGGTCGAGATAGCGAGGCCGAAACTGTAA